A genomic window from Candidatus Saccharibacteria bacterium includes:
- a CDS encoding PH domain-containing protein, producing the protein MAKLEFEGQFPDEELLFVFRRHIIAMRKGFYGLLIPFCLGAIPFFIWQSNVYLLWGPVIGFGLGLFIFAYHWMGWYFSVYIVTDQRIRQLTQNSLFGHSVIDLGLEKVQNISYNIPGFTGEIFNFGTIVLQTMVGDMVINKVPECEKIYDQLSDAIHKAGGGKRTDIEEENG; encoded by the coding sequence ATGGCAAAGTTGGAATTTGAAGGGCAATTCCCGGACGAGGAACTACTTTTTGTGTTTCGTCGACATATTATTGCGATGCGCAAAGGTTTTTATGGACTGTTGATTCCGTTTTGTCTCGGTGCGATCCCGTTCTTTATCTGGCAAAGCAACGTCTATCTACTCTGGGGGCCGGTCATCGGCTTTGGTCTGGGGCTTTTCATATTCGCGTATCATTGGATGGGCTGGTATTTTTCGGTGTATATCGTCACCGATCAGCGCATCAGGCAATTAACGCAAAACAGCCTGTTTGGGCACTCGGTGATCGATCTAGGACTTGAGAAAGTCCAGAATATTAGCTATAATATTCCAGGTTTCACAGGCGAAATTTTCAACTTTGGAACCATCGTTCTACAGACTATGGTGGGTGATATGGTCATCAATAAAGTACCCGAGTGTGAGAAAATTTACGATCAACTGTCCGACGCAATTCACAAAGCGGGTGGCGGTAAACGAACTGATATTGAGGAGGAAAATGGCTGA
- a CDS encoding nucleoside-diphosphate kinase (catalyzes the formation of nucleoside triphosphate from ATP and nucleoside diphosphate): MYDAKLNKTIFEIKHQRTFCMIKPDGVMRGLIGEIVHRIEKAGLKVVAMKMLTPSEELVVKHYPTSDEKWITRLGGKAKSGLDGLPLTAKEVYGTDDEKELGENALKGLIQYMQSGPVVAMVVEGLQAIDMVRKLAGPTLPFKAEMGTIRGDFSVDSPVVANVEGRSIHNLFHASENPEEAEHEIKLWFNGETICDYSLGSEEIMYCKHY; encoded by the coding sequence ATGTACGACGCGAAATTGAATAAAACTATTTTTGAAATCAAACACCAACGAACGTTTTGTATGATCAAGCCAGACGGCGTCATGCGCGGTTTGATTGGTGAAATTGTGCATCGTATCGAAAAGGCGGGTCTCAAAGTTGTTGCCATGAAGATGCTGACACCTAGCGAGGAACTAGTCGTGAAACATTATCCAACTAGTGATGAAAAATGGATCACCCGTCTAGGCGGCAAAGCTAAAAGTGGTCTCGATGGGTTACCGCTGACTGCCAAAGAAGTATACGGCACCGATGACGAAAAAGAACTAGGCGAGAATGCGTTGAAGGGTTTGATCCAATATATGCAATCTGGTCCAGTCGTTGCTATGGTGGTCGAAGGCCTCCAAGCCATTGACATGGTGCGAAAACTAGCTGGTCCGACCTTGCCATTCAAGGCCGAAATGGGCACGATTCGCGGCGATTTCAGCGTTGATAGCCCAGTGGTAGCTAATGTTGAAGGTCGCTCGATCCATAACTTATTCCACGCTAGTGAAAACCCAGAAGAGGCTGAACATGAAATCAAACTCTGGTTTAACGGTGAAACGATTTGCGACTACTCGCTCGGCAGCGAAGAAATCATGTACTGCAAGCACTACTAG
- a CDS encoding tyrosine-type recombinase/integrase has translation MDISEAPFLSDLTMDFIEYVEVERGRAKRTAENYYLYMQRLQEFAGDITVDRINSELIRKYRLWLNRYVDEQGRELSRITQNYHLIALRSFLKYCAIRDIETLDAAKIDLPKVVKKQVSFLSFEEVSRLFAAVDTNAKTGLRDKAILELLFSGGLRVSELCNLNRDHINLKRREFTVRGKGQKDRPIFISPAAAEALSEYLDSRTDTAIPLFINESRNIVEDAHAKNGENRRLKPRSVQRIVSSYARLAGITKKVSPHTLRHSFATDLLMNGADIRSVQSLLGHSNIATTQIYTHITDPHLREIHAKFHRDPNTVPDDKPSN, from the coding sequence ATGGATATCTCGGAAGCCCCTTTCTTGTCAGACCTAACCATGGATTTTATTGAATATGTCGAAGTCGAGCGTGGTCGGGCCAAGCGCACTGCTGAAAATTATTATCTGTACATGCAACGGCTGCAAGAGTTTGCCGGTGATATCACGGTAGATAGAATCAATTCCGAGCTAATTCGTAAATATCGACTATGGTTAAATCGCTATGTCGATGAGCAAGGTCGCGAACTCAGTCGCATCACCCAAAATTACCACCTGATTGCCCTGCGCAGTTTCCTAAAATATTGTGCGATCAGAGATATCGAAACACTCGATGCGGCCAAAATTGACCTGCCAAAAGTTGTCAAGAAACAGGTGTCATTTCTATCATTCGAAGAAGTTTCTCGCCTGTTCGCTGCGGTCGACACCAACGCTAAAACTGGTCTGCGTGATAAAGCTATATTGGAGCTACTATTTAGCGGCGGTCTCCGCGTCAGCGAGCTGTGCAATCTCAATCGTGATCACATCAACCTCAAGCGACGCGAATTCACCGTTCGCGGCAAAGGCCAAAAAGACCGCCCGATCTTTATTAGTCCAGCCGCCGCCGAGGCTTTGAGCGAGTATCTCGATTCTCGTACCGACACAGCTATTCCCCTGTTTATCAATGAATCGAGAAATATCGTAGAAGACGCTCATGCCAAAAATGGCGAGAATCGTCGCCTCAAGCCGCGCTCGGTCCAGCGAATAGTGAGTTCCTACGCTCGCCTAGCTGGCATTACGAAAAAGGTTTCGCCCCACACTCTCCGACATAGTTTTGCTACCGATTTGCTCATGAATGGTGCCGATATCCGATCAGTCCAGTCACTACTAGGCCATAGCAATATAGCAACAACCCAGATCTACACACATATAACCGATCCTCATCTACGTGAGATTCACGCCAAATTTCATCGCGACCCAAATACTGTGCCGGATGATAAACCTAGCAATTAA
- a CDS encoding type II secretion system protein, whose protein sequence is MRFKSERANGTIVAMEKQREKGFTLVELTLAMSFLAFIMVFVVVVLLQIMNIYNKGLAMTQINQTGRQLSDDINSSIRFAQPSTVTYLSASNRLCTGDMSYLWNVNGGTTNSFGDSTNALGVVRVKDSVSAYCSNTSLKPNIADSKVSVLAGPSVSVLSFTVSKSPSFVKIVAILSTSGNNKPVLSGSNWTCLGSGGGTTSNPYCAFATFDNTIYMRGGQ, encoded by the coding sequence ATGAGATTTAAATCAGAACGTGCTAATGGTACAATAGTTGCTATGGAGAAACAGCGTGAAAAGGGCTTTACCCTAGTGGAACTGACGCTCGCTATGTCATTCCTAGCCTTTATTATGGTATTTGTGGTGGTCGTTTTGTTACAAATTATGAATATTTATAACAAAGGTCTAGCCATGACCCAAATTAATCAGACTGGGCGACAGCTAAGTGACGATATCAATAGCTCGATTCGCTTTGCCCAACCTAGCACCGTTACGTATCTGTCGGCTAGTAATCGACTCTGCACGGGAGATATGTCTTATCTGTGGAACGTAAACGGTGGCACAACCAATTCATTTGGTGATTCGACCAACGCGCTAGGTGTTGTTCGGGTCAAGGATTCGGTATCGGCCTATTGCAGCAATACCAGTCTCAAGCCAAATATAGCTGATTCCAAAGTGTCGGTCCTAGCTGGACCTAGCGTCAGCGTACTCAGCTTTACCGTTTCGAAGTCACCGAGCTTCGTAAAAATTGTGGCAATATTATCTACATCGGGCAATAACAAACCAGTTCTCAGTGGCAGCAACTGGACCTGTCTTGGTAGTGGTGGCGGCACCACCAGTAACCCATATTGTGCGTTTGCGACATTTGATAATACGATCTATATGAGGGGAGGTCAGTAG
- a CDS encoding prepilin-type N-terminal cleavage/methylation domain-containing protein, producing the protein MKYMKSLLARSEARHGLERGDTLVEVMLAIAVLGVAVVGTMTIMNKSTLQMMDTLERTAVRTSINSQAELLNYVRDSAKDSSSAVWTAIKARAVTSTATISDACKYNSSTSFYLSRSDTSLDTVTLTAINSNASAKNTTGKAVVGTGIWIDAVRSTGGTSTIPYIDFYIRACWTRLANSADSRSATIVRLYDPN; encoded by the coding sequence ATGAAATATATGAAATCACTCTTGGCAAGAAGTGAAGCTCGGCATGGGCTAGAGCGGGGTGACACACTCGTCGAAGTCATGTTGGCTATCGCAGTCCTCGGTGTGGCAGTGGTTGGTACGATGACAATTATGAACAAGTCCACCTTGCAAATGATGGACACACTGGAGCGAACAGCGGTGCGTACCAGTATCAATTCTCAGGCAGAGCTTCTTAATTACGTGAGAGATAGCGCCAAAGATTCGAGTTCTGCTGTCTGGACCGCTATAAAGGCTAGAGCCGTAACGAGCACAGCTACCATCAGTGATGCCTGTAAGTACAATAGTAGTACCAGTTTTTATCTCAGTCGCAGCGATACCTCGCTTGATACTGTCACCCTGACAGCTATTAATTCGAACGCTAGCGCTAAAAATACCACCGGCAAAGCCGTGGTCGGCACAGGTATTTGGATTGATGCGGTCAGGTCTACCGGTGGCACTAGCACGATTCCGTATATCGATTTCTATATTAGAGCTTGTTGGACGAGACTGGCGAATAGCGCTGACTCCAGGAGTGCCACAATTGTGAGGTTATATGATCCAAACTAA
- a CDS encoding type II secretion system protein translates to MKQGGQKGFTIIEVSLFIAISALLFAALLTGINVMVDRSRFSNSMRTLEQLVRSQYEEVRSGINSRNSAVAANVCGTGTATTSSGASNCLLLGKIITFDYNSAAVTISYVRGTAVSYTSDVDNDTAVTMASPVVTTIAQQTDQIQWGGTLSKAVIIYSTTSGSSVASTGKASIVILRSPISSDILVYASNTDLTSSGIGTVDRTNILALVVKNNGAGTPGGAICINPGASSNVVKTVIPVTPSAGFATGSSELISLKEQCSK, encoded by the coding sequence ATGAAACAGGGCGGACAAAAGGGATTCACTATCATAGAAGTATCTCTATTCATAGCGATATCGGCACTGCTGTTCGCAGCCCTCTTGACCGGTATTAACGTGATGGTTGATCGATCAAGGTTTAGTAATTCAATGAGGACGCTAGAACAACTAGTCAGATCACAGTACGAAGAGGTTAGGTCGGGCATCAATTCGCGGAACTCTGCGGTGGCGGCTAATGTGTGCGGCACTGGCACGGCTACGACATCATCGGGTGCGTCTAACTGCCTATTGCTCGGCAAGATCATAACCTTTGATTATAATAGCGCCGCCGTAACCATCAGCTATGTTAGAGGTACCGCGGTGAGCTATACGTCGGATGTCGATAATGATACCGCCGTTACGATGGCTAGCCCGGTAGTCACTACGATCGCTCAGCAAACTGACCAGATTCAATGGGGCGGTACGCTGAGTAAGGCCGTCATCATCTATAGCACGACGAGTGGGTCTTCGGTGGCTAGTACAGGCAAGGCCTCGATAGTAATTCTCCGCAGCCCAATCAGTAGTGATATTTTAGTGTATGCTTCGAACACTGATTTAACCAGTAGCGGCATAGGGACGGTTGACCGTACGAATATTTTGGCTCTAGTTGTCAAAAATAATGGCGCCGGCACGCCGGGCGGGGCAATCTGTATCAACCCTGGAGCTAGTTCTAATGTAGTAAAAACAGTTATCCCGGTTACGCCGAGTGCTGGATTTGCAACTGGATCTAGCGAATTAATAAGTCTAAAGGAGCAGTGTTCAAAATGA
- a CDS encoding prepilin peptidase: protein MYDAAIIFLGLVGAAMGSFVGAMTWRMRHEMDFVRGRSECEHCHHVLSAFDLIPIFSWLLLRGRCRYCHKKIGTLTLWLELAMAAVFIISFIYWPLGQVYVEQGMVDGWQVALFIVWLVMAVMMIALLIYDYRWRTLPNRIMFLLMAVTAVFSILNNIFIQDISLLNYILTTALGMLPVAGVYGLIYVCSGGRLIGFGDVKFGVVVGLLFGWQGALLVLVIANVLGSLVSLPMLVSGKMKMNSQMAFGPFLIVATYIVFLFQQNIITFLTENLLLL from the coding sequence ATGTATGACGCAGCTATAATTTTTCTAGGACTAGTCGGAGCCGCTATGGGTTCATTTGTCGGTGCGATGACGTGGCGGATGCGTCACGAGATGGACTTTGTTCGAGGTAGGAGCGAGTGCGAACACTGCCATCACGTATTGTCAGCCTTTGATCTAATACCAATTTTTAGCTGGCTCTTGTTGCGCGGGCGTTGTCGATACTGCCACAAAAAGATCGGCACTCTAACGTTATGGCTCGAACTGGCTATGGCCGCCGTTTTCATCATCAGTTTCATTTATTGGCCGTTAGGACAGGTCTACGTTGAACAAGGTATGGTTGATGGCTGGCAAGTAGCGCTGTTTATAGTATGGCTCGTTATGGCGGTTATGATGATAGCGCTCCTAATATACGATTATCGTTGGCGGACCTTGCCCAATCGAATCATGTTCCTGTTAATGGCTGTAACAGCAGTATTTTCTATTTTGAACAATATATTTATTCAAGACATTTCTCTGTTAAACTATATTTTAACAACGGCTCTCGGTATGCTACCAGTAGCTGGAGTTTACGGGTTAATCTATGTATGTAGTGGCGGACGGTTGATCGGCTTCGGCGATGTGAAATTTGGTGTTGTAGTCGGATTACTATTTGGCTGGCAGGGGGCGTTACTCGTACTAGTTATCGCCAACGTCCTAGGTTCATTAGTTAGTTTACCTATGTTAGTATCGGGCAAGATGAAAATGAATAGCCAAATGGCGTTCGGACCATTCCTCATCGTAGCGACATATATAGTATTCCTATTTCAGCAAAATATTATTACATTTTTAACTGAAAATCTTTTGCTATTATAG
- a CDS encoding glycosyltransferase family 39 protein, which translates to MNFREKLSFKILPISLAFFFCMMLFGTIFKPGIRDGWIPLHISTICAIILYALLVIFIWNVAIKWIRRHTFNRKLEKRFLIGFFSLLIIVQGLFLSQMSLPMEPQCITAPTVRLCAWDFNTIAGGAAKTVKAGSVDASIIDYLHRHQNNIPSFYLLKTVFSASAAIGITNFQLIGTILNVIAINISLLLIYLTAKRLFGVKKAVFALVVSISILPLVFLYAPIFYTDTLSLPFPIALIYLYAVYRDHKDKRKAFWLIPSIALVAVVGSMIKFSVMIVLIAIVIDMLVHTSKVNLKRTAMSLLAIIAIVTSLLLAYGKLANMYVHDRADPHSITTPWTHYLMMGLGGNGQYSVNDDVHTSKHTTKQAAIDYNIDEIKKRLKDLGWLYPYFLYNKALGTWTEGTYESLYRLGNMNIKSPEYNPTALQKVVVSRDETKPFLPQNLMNAVHALLILAIVVGSIKLYARPDKNRLRLVIQLAILGLVIFLLIWETNPRYVVNFLPILVLLAAPELYSLAPTIITSLKKRYLAARMKVLKY; encoded by the coding sequence GTGAATTTCAGAGAGAAACTGTCGTTCAAAATACTGCCGATCAGCTTGGCCTTCTTCTTCTGCATGATGCTATTTGGTACGATATTTAAACCAGGCATTCGTGACGGCTGGATACCACTCCACATCTCTACTATTTGTGCCATTATACTATACGCCCTACTGGTCATATTCATATGGAATGTAGCTATCAAGTGGATCCGTCGTCATACGTTCAACCGGAAGCTAGAGAAACGCTTTCTAATAGGGTTTTTTTCGCTGTTAATTATCGTTCAGGGGCTATTTCTATCACAAATGAGCTTGCCGATGGAGCCGCAGTGTATTACGGCGCCGACGGTCCGCTTGTGCGCCTGGGATTTTAACACCATCGCAGGAGGAGCAGCAAAAACGGTCAAGGCTGGATCTGTCGACGCTAGCATTATCGACTATCTGCATCGACATCAAAATAACATTCCCTCGTTCTATCTATTAAAGACCGTTTTTAGCGCCAGCGCGGCCATCGGTATTACTAATTTTCAACTGATAGGGACAATCCTAAACGTAATTGCTATCAATATCAGTCTATTACTCATCTATCTAACTGCTAAACGACTATTTGGTGTTAAAAAGGCAGTATTTGCACTAGTTGTCAGTATTTCTATCCTGCCACTGGTATTCCTTTACGCGCCGATCTTTTACACTGACACTTTGTCGCTACCTTTCCCTATCGCCTTAATATATTTGTACGCAGTTTATCGAGATCACAAAGACAAACGAAAAGCTTTCTGGCTGATACCGTCAATTGCCTTAGTGGCGGTCGTTGGTTCCATGATCAAATTCAGCGTCATGATCGTTCTAATTGCCATCGTGATTGATATGCTAGTTCATACTAGCAAAGTGAACCTGAAACGAACTGCTATGTCCCTATTGGCTATAATTGCCATAGTAACGTCACTCCTGCTGGCCTATGGCAAATTGGCCAACATGTACGTCCACGACAGAGCCGATCCGCACTCTATCACCACCCCGTGGACGCACTATCTGATGATGGGGCTAGGTGGCAACGGTCAATATAGCGTCAATGACGACGTTCATACCTCGAAACATACTACCAAGCAAGCTGCTATCGACTACAATATAGACGAGATTAAAAAGCGCCTAAAAGACCTCGGCTGGCTATATCCCTATTTCCTTTACAACAAAGCTCTCGGCACCTGGACCGAAGGTACCTACGAATCCCTCTATCGTCTCGGTAATATGAATATTAAATCACCAGAATATAACCCGACAGCATTACAAAAGGTCGTCGTTTCTAGAGACGAAACAAAACCCTTCCTACCGCAAAATCTCATGAATGCCGTCCATGCCCTATTGATCCTAGCTATTGTCGTCGGTAGTATCAAACTCTACGCTAGACCAGACAAAAATCGGCTACGACTCGTGATACAGCTGGCAATTTTAGGCCTCGTGATATTCCTCCTAATCTGGGAAACAAATCCACGCTACGTCGTAAACTTCCTGCCGATTCTCGTCCTACTAGCAGCACCAGAACTCTATTCTCTAGCTCCCACGATCATAACCAGCCTCAAAAAGCGTTACCTAGCCGCCAGAATGAAAGTATTGAAATACTAA
- a CDS encoding type II secretion system protein, whose protein sequence is MLRSNKDKGFTIIEVVLVLAIAGLIFLTVFLALPALQKSQRDNARRQEVGNVVAALQSYLADNNALPTAIAAFSSYYGGNASLAQTDTVTITTVSTGQSTSTMYITTGQTCATASGTARNAAVRINLESGGTYCKAV, encoded by the coding sequence ATGTTAAGGTCTAACAAAGATAAAGGTTTTACCATCATCGAAGTCGTATTGGTGCTAGCGATCGCTGGCCTGATCTTCTTGACAGTGTTCTTGGCACTGCCGGCTTTGCAAAAGAGTCAGCGCGACAATGCACGTCGACAGGAGGTTGGTAACGTAGTCGCAGCTTTGCAGTCGTACTTGGCAGATAATAATGCCTTGCCAACGGCCATAGCGGCATTTTCTAGCTATTACGGTGGCAACGCCAGCCTAGCGCAAACTGATACGGTGACTATTACGACTGTGTCTACAGGTCAGAGCACCAGCACTATGTACATTACGACTGGTCAAACTTGTGCTACTGCTTCGGGAACGGCACGCAATGCAGCTGTCCGAATCAACCTTGAATCTGGTGGCACCTACTGTAAAGCAGTCTAA
- a CDS encoding type II secretion system F family protein: MLTFSYTARDTAANKIIKSTVQAETEAEAAKLLMAQNIVPLNMEVETEKKGFFASLNSRVPTKEKVIFSRQLSTLVNAGLPLVQSLTTIEEQTANKTLKNVVGQVIGDVNGGSSLADSFVKYPKIFDQIFIALVRAGEASGTLDKSLERLADQQEHDSDMMSKVKGAMVYPAIVLVEILGVIAFMLLTVVPQVEKLYHDMGHELPFITMILVQAANFITNFWWVVIGIFALGVFFFLRWIKTEPGRRAIDTFKLNVPIFSGLFRKLYMARFSRTLQTLLQSGVPMLEALKIGADSVNNVIVQEEIMRGQGKVKNGKALSVSLTGEPYIMEFVPQMIKIGEQSGNIDTMVGKVADFYEKEVDTAIKGISTAIEPILMVCMAGMAGLLVGAILMPIYGLANTAS, encoded by the coding sequence ATGCTAACATTTAGCTATACGGCACGCGATACGGCTGCTAACAAGATCATCAAGAGTACGGTTCAGGCCGAGACAGAGGCCGAAGCCGCTAAACTTTTGATGGCGCAAAACATCGTTCCTCTCAATATGGAGGTTGAAACTGAAAAGAAAGGTTTCTTTGCCTCTCTGAATTCGCGTGTCCCTACCAAGGAAAAGGTTATTTTCTCGCGTCAGCTATCGACGCTGGTAAATGCTGGTTTACCGCTGGTACAGTCTCTCACCACTATCGAGGAGCAAACAGCTAACAAAACGCTCAAGAACGTCGTTGGTCAGGTGATCGGCGATGTTAATGGCGGCTCATCGCTTGCAGACTCCTTCGTCAAATATCCAAAGATCTTTGATCAGATTTTTATCGCGCTCGTCCGAGCTGGTGAGGCATCGGGCACTCTCGACAAATCGCTCGAGCGACTAGCCGATCAGCAGGAGCATGACTCTGATATGATGAGCAAGGTTAAAGGCGCTATGGTCTATCCAGCCATCGTTTTGGTAGAGATTCTCGGTGTGATTGCCTTTATGCTCCTAACCGTGGTGCCACAGGTTGAAAAACTCTATCATGATATGGGCCACGAATTACCGTTTATTACGATGATTCTGGTGCAGGCGGCGAATTTCATTACTAATTTTTGGTGGGTGGTTATTGGTATTTTTGCCCTGGGTGTGTTCTTTTTCCTGCGGTGGATCAAGACCGAGCCTGGCCGCCGTGCGATCGATACCTTCAAACTGAATGTGCCGATCTTTTCTGGTCTGTTTCGAAAACTCTATATGGCGCGTTTTTCGCGTACGCTCCAGACGCTACTGCAGTCTGGTGTGCCGATGCTAGAAGCGCTAAAGATCGGTGCTGATTCTGTGAACAACGTAATTGTCCAGGAGGAAATCATGCGTGGTCAGGGCAAAGTGAAAAATGGTAAGGCGCTCAGCGTATCTCTGACAGGGGAGCCATATATTATGGAATTTGTGCCCCAGATGATAAAGATTGGTGAGCAATCAGGTAACATCGATACCATGGTCGGGAAAGTAGCGGATTTCTATGAAAAAGAGGTTGATACGGCGATCAAAGGCATCTCGACGGCGATTGAGCCGATCCTGATGGTGTGTATGGCTGGTATGGCAGGCTTGCTCGTTGGCGCGATCCTGATGCCGATCTATGGTCTGGCAAATACTGCGTCGTAA
- a CDS encoding type IV pilus twitching motility protein PilT, translated as MENVRIEILLQEVINQRASDLHLQVGLPPILRVDGSLAPINNTPVLSIEAVEKLIFSILDQDQQQILMKDKEFDFSFAFGDLGRFRVNAFHERGNLAAALRLIPNEIPTIAELGLPRVIEKFADFPRGLVLVTGPTGSGKSTTLAALVDKINDEKAHHIITIEDPIEFTHKSKRSVVVQREVHYDTYSFNAALRSALREDPDVVLIGEMRDLETISAAITIAETGHLVFATLHTNSAAQSIDRMVNVFPPHQQPQIKIQLANILQAICAQRLVPAIGGGRLAAAEVLLANSAVRNIIREGKTHQLDSVIQTGAAEGMQSMDRTLVQMVQGGQITYEEAKNFAVDLAEFDRMMKG; from the coding sequence ATGGAAAACGTTAGAATCGAGATATTACTACAAGAAGTCATCAATCAACGCGCGAGTGACTTGCACCTGCAGGTCGGTTTGCCGCCGATTCTACGTGTCGATGGATCCTTGGCGCCGATCAATAACACTCCGGTTCTCAGTATCGAGGCGGTGGAAAAGCTCATTTTCTCTATTTTAGATCAAGACCAACAACAGATCTTGATGAAAGACAAAGAGTTTGACTTTTCCTTTGCTTTTGGCGACCTGGGTCGTTTCCGCGTTAACGCTTTTCATGAACGCGGTAATCTAGCGGCGGCGCTGCGTTTGATTCCAAATGAAATTCCGACGATTGCTGAGCTAGGATTGCCACGAGTTATCGAGAAGTTTGCTGACTTTCCACGTGGTTTGGTGCTCGTTACTGGACCAACTGGTTCGGGTAAGTCGACAACCCTAGCGGCACTGGTTGACAAGATCAACGACGAAAAAGCTCATCACATCATCACGATTGAAGATCCGATCGAGTTTACCCACAAGTCAAAACGATCAGTGGTGGTCCAGCGTGAAGTTCACTATGATACGTATTCGTTTAACGCGGCACTGCGTTCGGCGCTGCGCGAAGACCCAGACGTCGTCTTGATTGGTGAGATGCGCGACCTCGAGACGATTTCAGCCGCCATTACCATCGCCGAGACGGGACACTTGGTGTTTGCGACCCTGCACACCAACAGTGCTGCTCAGTCGATCGATCGTATGGTGAACGTCTTTCCGCCACACCAGCAGCCTCAGATTAAAATTCAGCTCGCAAACATTTTACAGGCAATTTGTGCCCAGCGCCTCGTGCCGGCCATCGGCGGTGGACGACTGGCGGCGGCTGAGGTGCTGCTGGCTAACAGTGCTGTTCGCAATATTATCCGCGAAGGCAAAACGCATCAGTTAGACTCAGTGATTCAAACTGGCGCTGCCGAAGGTATGCAGTCGATGGATCGTACGCTGGTTCAAATGGTGCAAGGCGGACAGATTACGTACGAAGAGGCCAAGAACTTTGCCGTCGATCTCGCAGAATTTGATAGGATGATGAAAGGATAG